CATCCCCATCAGGAAAACCGTCGCTGTGTCACTCGCTTATTTTGTGCTCTGCTGCGCCAGTATGCTGCTCTTCTCCTGCCCGGCGCTCCTGCGCTACGGTGTGCTGCTCGCAGGTGCGCTGGCGGCAGTCAGATTTCTGCTGCCGCAGTGCCTTGGTATTCTGAAGCTTCTGAAAAAATAAAAAACACCCATCTTTCTTTTATAAGAAAATGAGTGTAACTAAAAAACGTCCACTGGACGTTTTTGTCGTATACATGGCAACAAAAAGCAGACCGCTGCAGGGAATCCGCCTGCCTGGTATCCGAAGCAGACGATAGGCAGCCGCTGCAGATTTTGCGAGCACAGCGACAGCTTTCGGAGCGTGTCTGAGCCTGCAGAGCAGGCGAGTCAGCGAAGAAAGCTGTCAATAAGCGGCGCAGCAAAATCAAAAGCGGCAACGTGTCTGCGGCGGATACCAGGCAGGCGGATTCCGGCATGAGCCGGCACTTTTTATCTCTTTAACCTTCTACTTCTATTTCAATATTATCCATCGTCTCGTGCAGCAAAGCGACTGCTTTTTCCAGCGTCTCGCCCTTTGTGACCACATGCCCGATGCGATGCGGTCCGATGCGGAATTTTTCCACCTTCTCCCCCACCCCGTGGTCGAACAGAATCTCGTAGATGTCCGGGTTTTCCCCGTTGCGGTTGGTAATCGAGCGGATAACGCCGTCCCGGTCGCTCATCAGCAGATGACTGGCGTTTGGCACCTGCGCGTGACCGGTAAAGTCCAGATTCTTCTCGCCGAGCGCCGCCAGAAGAATCTTCTCATAATAATCAAAGCCGTAGTAAATGGAAACCGATTCCGCCAGGCAGGTCGCACCGGAGCGTCCGCCGATTTCCAGGACATACGTCTTGTTATCCTTCAGAATAAAGTCAGCATTGATGGCGCAGTTATCCAGCTCCATCGCCGCAATCGCCAGACGGAGCTGCTCCTTGGCGTCCTCGATGACCGCGTCGTCCAGCTCGTAGGGCACAAAATGCCCGATGGGCACGCCGGTATCCCCGTGGAACACGTAATCGCCGTGCGGCATGATAAACTGCACCTTCCCCTGGTAAACAAACGCCTGCGCGCCGAATTCCTCTCCCTCGATAAACTCTTCGACAATAAAATAATCCTTCCTGGTATATTTCTTCGCCAGCGCGATCGCCTCCGCGAAATCCTCCCGGCGGTCCACCCGCGTGATTCCGCGGCTTCCGGAAGAATCCACCGCCTTAAAAATCAGCGGCAGGGAAAGCTCGTCAATCTTCTCATACACATCCGGCGCGTCAAAGGCAATCTTGCGGTACTTCGCCGTCCGCACGCCGTTTTTCTCATAGACCTCTTTCATCAGCAGCTTATTGGTCGCAATGGTCGCGCCACGGCAGGAAAGCCCGCACAGCCCCAGCGCGTCACAGACTTTGCCAATCGTGATAACGGCAACGTCTGTCCCCGCTGTCACAATCCCGTCGATTTTCTCTTCCTTTGCAATCTCCAGAATCTTTTCCCAGTCCGTCGTATTTTCGTAATATACCTTGTCCGCCAGTGCAAAGCCCGGATAATTACCGGGAATGCTCACCGCGATCGCATAAATCCCCAGACGCTTTGCCGTCCGGATCAGCGGAACCTGATAAATCCCCGCACCCAGAATCATGATTTTCTTCATCGTTTGTTTTCCCTTTCCTTCCATAAACCTTTCGTACAACAAATTGCGGCGAGCGCTGCACCACCAGGAACATCCTGCCGATGTACTCCCCGATAAGTCCCATAAACAGCAGAATCACACCGGAGAAAAAGCACACAGCGGCCACCATCGTAGACCAGCCGATCGGAACTGCCGGATGTGTCATTTTATTAATAATGACCGCAATCACGCCGATCAGCCCGATTACGGAAAACAGGCAGCCAAGCCTCGTCGCCAGCCGCAGCGGCACAACTGAGAAGCCCATGATATTCGACCAGAGCTGAAGCAGCTTTTTCATCGTATAATTTGACTGTCCGACCTCGCGCTTAAAATGCTGGATAGGCACGCTGCTGATATTCTTTGTCGTGCGCAGAAACAGCCCCTGCAGATGCGTAAACGGGCTCTCGTAGCGGATGACCGCATCCCGCACAAACCGGCGTATCACCCAGTAGCTCGACGTTTTCATATCTTTCGGCTTTCCAATCAGCCAGCGCACCGTCATATAATTGACATAGCTTCCGAAGTTACGGAACGGGCTCTGCTTTTTCTGCTCGTAATATCCGTAAACGATGTCATAGCCCTTGTCAAACTCCGCAAACAGATACTGAAGCTGGGAGGGATGCGTCTGCCCGTCATCATCCATCGCAATCAGAATATCCCCCTCCGCATAATTCAGCCCCGCCATCACAGCGTTATGCTGTCCGCTGTTAAAAGCAAGCTCGATTACCCGCACACAGTCGTATTCCTCCGCCAGTGCGCGCA
This is a stretch of genomic DNA from Marvinbryantia formatexigens DSM 14469. It encodes these proteins:
- a CDS encoding ATP-grasp domain-containing protein; translation: MKKIMILGAGIYQVPLIRTAKRLGIYAIAVSIPGNYPGFALADKVYYENTTDWEKILEIAKEEKIDGIVTAGTDVAVITIGKVCDALGLCGLSCRGATIATNKLLMKEVYEKNGVRTAKYRKIAFDAPDVYEKIDELSLPLIFKAVDSSGSRGITRVDRREDFAEAIALAKKYTRKDYFIVEEFIEGEEFGAQAFVYQGKVQFIMPHGDYVFHGDTGVPIGHFVPYELDDAVIEDAKEQLRLAIAAMELDNCAINADFILKDNKTYVLEIGGRSGATCLAESVSIYYGFDYYEKILLAALGEKNLDFTGHAQVPNASHLLMSDRDGVIRSITNRNGENPDIYEILFDHGVGEKVEKFRIGPHRIGHVVTKGETLEKAVALLHETMDNIEIEVEG
- a CDS encoding glycosyltransferase produces the protein MLHSIIIPCYNSDRTIRRVVEMTMKEMERLGRNEYEFVLVDDYSPNNPKTINELRALAEEYDCVRVIELAFNSGQHNAVMAGLNYAEGDILIAMDDDGQTHPSQLQYLFAEFDKGYDIVYGYYEQKKQSPFRNFGSYVNYMTVRWLIGKPKDMKTSSYWVIRRFVRDAVIRYESPFTHLQGLFLRTTKNISSVPIQHFKREVGQSNYTMKKLLQLWSNIMGFSVVPLRLATRLGCLFSVIGLIGVIAVIINKMTHPAVPIGWSTMVAAVCFFSGVILLFMGLIGEYIGRMFLVVQRSPQFVVRKVYGRKGKTNDEENHDSGCGDLSGSADPDGKASGDLCDRGEHSR